From Malaciobacter mytili LMG 24559:
GATAAATTATTATTATGATTTGCAATTTCAAGATTATGAAGTTTTGCATTAATATTTATCATTTTTTTATCAATATTTTCTGAAATACTTTTATGTAAAGTTTCATTTTTATAAAATTGTTGTTGAGTAACTAAAAATTTTTTAATAATATTTCCAAGATATATAGTAGGTTGTTTAATAGTAAAATTTGAACGCTTATACTCTTTCCAGTTAGTCTCTATTAATTGTAAGGCTAAATTAATTACTTCTGTTGCTTGAGTATATGTTATTTGTCTATTTTCAATATCATATAAAGTATCTTGAATATTTACAGTATAGGTATCTTTAATATTTTCAAGTTTAATTAAAGGTTTTGTTCTTTGTTCATATAATTTATCAAAATCATATTTTATAGAAAAAGTTGAAATTAGTGATAAGATAACAATACTAAGCATACCATTAGAAATAATAAAAATTAAGAAGTTTGTTTTTAATGCAAAATTAAATTTATCAAAGTATGAAAGAAAAGTTCGTAACATTATCTTTTTATCTCTTTAAACATATTATTTTCATATGTAAATAAATACACAGTATTTAAAAATTGTCTATTCTTAAATTCAATATTTAAACCTTCTAAAGTATTTTTAGGAAGTTTTTCTAACTCTTTTAAAAACTTTTCTCTAGTTAAAGAACCATTTACATTTTTTAAAGCATTTACAACCAATTTTGCAGAAAGATATGCTTCTAAAGAAATAAATCCAGGTTTAAAGTTTTTATAATATTTATTTGTTATTTCATAATATTCTTTAATAACAGGAATTGAAGTATCTTGATAGTTTGGAACAACTTGTGAAAAAATAAGATTTTTAGTATCTTCTCCTAATTCATCAATCATAGCATTTGCATCACCAAATGAAATATTACAAAATAAAGTATCTTTAAATTTAGAATTTTCTTTAGCTTTTTTTATAAATAAAGCATTTGCTTTATTTGCTCCTATCATTATAATTGCTTCTGGTTTAGCATTTTTAATTTCATTAAAAGCATGACTAATTGAAAGAGTATTTCTTTTATAACTTCCTTCTGCAATTAGTTTTAATTTTCTTTTTTCCAAAGATTTAATTACAGAAACATACCCTTCTTCTCCATAATCATCATTTTGATAAAAAACTGCAAATTTTGATATTTTTTTATTATAATGTAAATATTTTATAAGTTCTTCAATCTCTTCTTCATAAGAACTTCGTAAATTTATAAAGTTTTTTTGTTCTTCTTTTCTTAAAAAATTAGCTCCTGTAAAAGCTGAAATAAAAGGTATATCTTTTTCTACAATCAATGGTAAAATATTTTTAACTGTGGGAGTACCAACAAATCCAAAAAGTGCAAATACATTATCTTGATTAAGTAATTTTTTTGTATTCTCTTTTGTTAATTTAGGCTCATATTTATCATCATATAAAATATAATGTATCTTTTTATCTTTAAGTAGTTTATTATCATTTGCATAATTAAAATAAGAATTTGCGCCTGTACTTACAGCTTCTCCCCACTCTTTAATTACGCTAGTTTTAGGAATAGAACCACCAAGTAAAATCTCCTTAGTTGTGTATTCCTTATCTTTAAAAAGAAGGTAAAATAATATTAAAATAGATATGATAACTAATAGTATTCTTGTCATATTTATATTTTACAGAAAAACAAATTAATATCTTATATTTTGAAATTAATAATATTTAAAGGGGTAATAAGTAACAAATTTAATTTATTTGGTAAAGTAAAATTTAATTTCTAAGTATTAATTAAGAATTTAAGGAATAAAATTAGGTAAAAATAAATTTACCAAAAAATAGAAAGGTGAAATATGCAAGAATTTGTATATTATAATCCAGTTGGATTAGATTTCCCTTTAGATGAAGCTATATATGTAACTTCAAATATCGAGGAAACAAAAGATGCAAACTTTCTAATTTCAAATAGTACTGAAATTGATTGTGAAGTAAGTGCTGATGAAATAGATTTTTATATAAAAAATAGTTTAGATCCCATCTCAAAAAAAATAGAAAATGTTTATAAACTTTATGAAATAGCTGCTTTAAAATTTGACCTAGCCCAAGATATAACTTATACACAAAATATTGGTAACAAAGTTTTATTAATTGCAAATAGTGATGATGCAAAAAGTTTTATATCAAATATAAATCCAAATGAATTTGATTTATTTCAAATAGATGAAAGTATTATCAAGTCAATTTCTGGACATATTGGTAACTTATGTGTAGTGGTTGATGATGAAGGAAAAGATGTAATTTTAAAAGTTGATCAAATTGTATGGTTTGATATAAAAGAGTTAGGTTTAAAGCAAAGTGGTAGCTTTGATCCAACAAAATCTTCAATAAATGAAGTAATTCAAACACTTAGAAAAAATATAGATGAATATGAATATAGAAAGTTTACTACATATGATTCAAATATCTGTCAATATCATGAAAGAAGAGAAGAAGTTTGTGGAAGATGTGAAGAGGTTTGTCCTACAACTGCAATTATAAAAATTGATTCTAAAAAACATTTAGAATTCTCTCAAATTGATTGCCATGGCTGTGGTGGATGTATCTCTATTTGTCCTTCTGGTGCCTTGGATTATGCTCCTATTAGTAGAAACTCTATTTTTGAAATGGCAAAAGAGTTTAGAGATTTTATTCCTTTAATAATTCCTAATAAAATGAATATTTCTTCTGTAAATGTTCCTTTAAAAGAAAATGTATTACCTTTTAAAATTGAAGGAGAAAAGTTTTTACATGAAACTTCTTTTTTAACAATTTTACAAGAGAGTGGTTCTCAACTAATATTTTTTACTGATTTCCTATCAAAAGGTAGTAAAGATGCAATTAGAATTTTAAATGAAATTTATACTAAAAAATATGGTAAAAAAGCTATTTTTGTTGCTATGAATGAAGAAGAACTAAAAGAAGCTTTACAAGAAGTTGATTTTATTGAGAAATCAAAATTTTCTTATAATCAAGAAGATGAAAGAAAAAGAGAAACTTTTGCAGTAAGACTTTCTGCTTTAGTAGGACAAGAGGATTTAGGTGTAGTTAAAACAGGTGAACATTTACATTATGGAAAAGTTAATATCAATGAAGATAAATGTACTTTATGTTTAGCTTGTGTTGGTGCTTGTAATGTAGATGCTTTAAAAGCATACCCAGAAGATAATACATTAAGATTAAACCCTTCTATTTGTACAGCCTGTGGATACTGTGAACTTTCATGTCCAGAAAAGGACTGTTTAACAATACAACAAGATATTATTGAATTAAATCCAAGTTGGTTTTTACAAAGAGTTGTTGCAAAAGATGAATTATTTGCATGTGTAGAGTGTGGAAAAGAGTTCGCAACTAAAAAAGCTGTTGAAAAAATCGCAAATATAATGGGACCAATTTTTGCAAATAATCCTGCAAAACAAAGAACTTTATATTGTTGTGAAAACTGTAAACCAAAAGTAATGCTAAGCGCAGATATATCAAAGAATCAATTAGTATGAAAAATATAAATATAAATAAAGTAAGAGCAATCTATTATGGATTGTTTTCTTCTTTATTTTCATATATTGAAAATGAAGAAGAGTATGAAAATATAGTAAAAACTTTAGAGTTTTTAAGTTTAACTCCAATTGATGAGTATAGTAATGAGGCTTTTATTAATATAAATAATTATCTAAAAGAAGAAGGTTTTAGTATTTTAAAAGAAGAAAATAATGATTTATTTTTTAGTCCAAGCACTACCTTTATTCCAGTAACTGCTTCTTTTTACACAGAAGATAGAGATGATGGACAAAAAAGAGTTGAAATGACAAATTTAGTTTTAAAATCAAAATTTAGAAAAGACTCAAAAAGTTTTAAAGAAGCAGAAGATCATATTTGTTTTATTTTTGCTTTTTTGCAAAAGTTAATTCAAGAGGATTTTAGTGTTGAAAATAGACTGGCTTATGAAGTTTTTTCTTCAATTTTAAATGAAATGATTGATGAATTTATTAATAATATTTATTCCCATGAAAATAGCCGATTTTATAAAAATATTGCCATTCTTTTAAAAGTTTTTATTGAATTAGAAAGGTCTTTTTATAATATAAAAGATAGCAAAAATAGTAAAAATAGAAAGCAACCAGAACTATTTCACCAAAAGAAAAAAGAGTTTAAACAAAGAGCAAAAAGAAATTTTGACGAAGTTACAACACTGTAACATTTTTTTTATCCACTAATATGCTTTTTTTGCATATTAGTGGAGTTTTATTTATTTAGAAATATGCAAATTTTGCATATTAAAAGAGATAAGTGAGAAAAGTATTTCTTTTTTGAGTTATCTCTTTTTGGGTAAAAGAGAGAAATATAGCTTGGAGGAAAGCATGAAAGAAAATAGAAGGAGTTTTATTAAAAAAACTCTAAGTGCAAGTGCTTTGGTTGCAGCAGGTAGTAGCGTTGCTTTAGCAAGTAGCAATACTAAAAATAGTAGTTCAAGTGGTGTTGTTGTAGGAAAATCTCCTAAAAAAGAGATTTTATACAAAGAGACAAAAGAATGGGAAGCTTTTTATAAAGCAAGTTATTAAAAGGTAAAAAAAATGGGTAAAAATATACTCAATGATTTATCTTTGAAAATGGGTAGAAGAAATTTTCTTAAATTAGCTTCACTTGGTGCAGGAGTAGGTGCAACTTCAATGTTTGCTTCTACAAATACCCTAAGAGAAGCTACAAATGATGAGATTAAAAATCCTTTTCCTGGTTCAAAGAAAGTTAAAACAATTTGTAGTATTTGTTCTGCTGGATGTGGAATAGTTGCTGAGGTTCATAATGGTGTTTGGGTAAGACAAGATGTGGCACAAGACCATCCTATTAGTGAAGGAAGTCATTGTTGTAAAGGTATTGACCAAATTGATTTAGTAAA
This genomic window contains:
- a CDS encoding twin-arginine translocation signal domain-containing protein, which gives rise to MKENRRSFIKKTLSASALVAAGSSVALASSNTKNSSSSGVVVGKSPKKEILYKETKEWEAFYKASY
- a CDS encoding 4Fe-4S binding protein; its protein translation is MQEFVYYNPVGLDFPLDEAIYVTSNIEETKDANFLISNSTEIDCEVSADEIDFYIKNSLDPISKKIENVYKLYEIAALKFDLAQDITYTQNIGNKVLLIANSDDAKSFISNINPNEFDLFQIDESIIKSISGHIGNLCVVVDDEGKDVILKVDQIVWFDIKELGLKQSGSFDPTKSSINEVIQTLRKNIDEYEYRKFTTYDSNICQYHERREEVCGRCEEVCPTTAIIKIDSKKHLEFSQIDCHGCGGCISICPSGALDYAPISRNSIFEMAKEFRDFIPLIIPNKMNISSVNVPLKENVLPFKIEGEKFLHETSFLTILQESGSQLIFFTDFLSKGSKDAIRILNEIYTKKYGKKAIFVAMNEEELKEALQEVDFIEKSKFSYNQEDERKRETFAVRLSALVGQEDLGVVKTGEHLHYGKVNINEDKCTLCLACVGACNVDALKAYPEDNTLRLNPSICTACGYCELSCPEKDCLTIQQDIIELNPSWFLQRVVAKDELFACVECGKEFATKKAVEKIANIMGPIFANNPAKQRTLYCCENCKPKVMLSADISKNQLV
- a CDS encoding ABC transporter substrate-binding protein: MTRILLVIISILILFYLLFKDKEYTTKEILLGGSIPKTSVIKEWGEAVSTGANSYFNYANDNKLLKDKKIHYILYDDKYEPKLTKENTKKLLNQDNVFALFGFVGTPTVKNILPLIVEKDIPFISAFTGANFLRKEEQKNFINLRSSYEEEIEELIKYLHYNKKISKFAVFYQNDDYGEEGYVSVIKSLEKRKLKLIAEGSYKRNTLSISHAFNEIKNAKPEAIIMIGANKANALFIKKAKENSKFKDTLFCNISFGDANAMIDELGEDTKNLIFSQVVPNYQDTSIPVIKEYYEITNKYYKNFKPGFISLEAYLSAKLVVNALKNVNGSLTREKFLKELEKLPKNTLEGLNIEFKNRQFLNTVYLFTYENNMFKEIKR
- a CDS encoding TorD/DmsD family molecular chaperone, with translation MKNININKVRAIYYGLFSSLFSYIENEEEYENIVKTLEFLSLTPIDEYSNEAFININNYLKEEGFSILKEENNDLFFSPSTTFIPVTASFYTEDRDDGQKRVEMTNLVLKSKFRKDSKSFKEAEDHICFIFAFLQKLIQEDFSVENRLAYEVFSSILNEMIDEFINNIYSHENSRFYKNIAILLKVFIELERSFYNIKDSKNSKNRKQPELFHQKKKEFKQRAKRNFDEVTTL